TACCGTGATTAACAGAGACTTTTCTTCGGTAAAACCCACCGATCGCCAGAGCACGCTACTGTAATAAAAAATTACGTTAATGCCAACAAACTGTTGTAGTGCCGACAACCCCATACCAATCCAGACAATGGGCAATAATCCTCCCCGACGACTGAGCAGATCGCTAAACCGGGGTTTATGGTCGAGACTAACCGTTGCCTGGATTTCCTCAATGCGACTGGGCACGTCTCCCCCTTCCACTTTCCACAAAATAGCCGCCGCTTTTTCCCCTTGCCCTTGGGCGACTAAATACCGGGGAGATTCGGGGATCAGGAAAGCGCAAACTCCATAGAGCAGGGCGGGAATTAGCTCTGTCCAGAACATCCAACGCCAGGCCGCCGCACCGAACAACCAGGGATTTTGGGCCGATCCCCCCGCCATCAAAGCAATAAACCAATTACTGAGCAGGGCAATGAAAATGCCAGAAACAATGGCCAACTGTTGCAAAGATCCTAAACGCCCCCGCAGATGGGCCGGCGACACTTCCGCAATGTAGGCCGGGGCAATAACGCTAGCGGCCCCCACCCCAATGCCCCCCAACACCCGCCAAAAAATAAAATCCCAAATGGTGAAAGGTAAACCCGACCCAATGGAACTGAGGGTGAACAGCACCGCCGCTAAAATCATCGTTTTAATCCGCCCATGGCGATCGGCGATCGGTCCCGCCCCAAAGGCTCCCAGTGCTGATCCCAACAGAGCTAAGGATACAGATAAACCTGTTAAAAGACTGTCCGTCTGAAAATGTTTTTGTAGGGCCGCCACCGCCCCATTGATCACCGCAGTGTCAAAGCCAAACAGGAACCCCCCCAGGGCTGCTACCCCCGAAATCAGCAGGACAAACTTAACGTTAGCCGTAGATTGGGAAGGAGAAGAGGAGGGATTCATGTAAAGCTGAAATTGAAGAAGTTAGCCTATGGCAAGTTGCGCTTGCCCACGGAATAAATCCTACCAAGTAAAAAAACTTCGTCATGAATTCTTAATTAAATGTTGCAAAACACTGCAATGCATAGCAATGGTTAAAGTTAGTGCAAAATGATCAGGCATCGACAAAAGCGAATTTTTGTATATCAAGAAAATTTAATTACTTTGTCCCCCATCGTTGCTTTCGGCCCCAGGCGATCGCCTAGGGATCGACCCGTAGCACGATAGAATCGAACATTGTCCCCGATCAATTCCTTTCCCATGCAAAGACTGCGTTGGCTACTGCTTTTAATTGTTGTCTTGGTCATTGGGGCCAGCTTTGTGCTGGTCAAATTACCCCTGCAACTGGGTTTAGACCTGCGGGGGGGAGCCCAGTTAACCATTGAAGTGCAACCCACCAAAGAAATTCCCCAAATTGACAACGATAGCTTGGTGGCGGTGAAAACGGTAATTGAAAACCGGGTTAATGCCCTGGGAGTATCGGAACCATTGGTGCAAACGGCCGGGGAAGATAAGATTGTGGTGCAACTGCCGGGGGTGACGGATCCGGGACAGGCAGAACGAATTTTGGGGGGCACTGCCCAGCTAGAATTTCAGCAACAACGGCCGGGCACGGAAGGGGAATTCCAAGCGGAATACAGCATTAAACGGCAACTGGATGCGGAGTTGGAAAACCTGCGTCGTTCCGGTGCGTCCCCGGAAAACAGCGATCGCCTAGAGGAATTAATCAAAGCGAAAGAAGAATCCAATAAAGCTCTATTAGCTCTGTTTGAACCCATGGGACTGACGGGGAAAAACCTCACCGATGCCCGCCCTAGCCCTAATCAATCCGGCACAGCCTGGGAAGTGGCCCTCCGGTTTGACGAAGAAGGGGGACAGAAATTTGCCGAGTTAACCCAAGCGGTGGCCGGCACGGGTCGGAGCCTGGGGGTATTTTTGGATAACGATTTAATCAGTGCTCCGGTAGTGGGCGTGGAATTTGCCAATACGGGGATCACCGGGGGCGCAGCGGTAA
The genomic region above belongs to Synechocystis sp. PCC 6803 substr. PCC-P and contains:
- the secD gene encoding protein translocase subunit SecD gives rise to the protein MQRLRWLLLLIVVLVIGASFVLVKLPLQLGLDLRGGAQLTIEVQPTKEIPQIDNDSLVAVKTVIENRVNALGVSEPLVQTAGEDKIVVQLPGVTDPGQAERILGGTAQLEFQQQRPGTEGEFQAEYSIKRQLDAELENLRRSGASPENSDRLEELIKAKEESNKALLALFEPMGLTGKNLTDARPSPNQSGTAWEVALRFDEEGGQKFAELTQAVAGTGRSLGVFLDNDLISAPVVGVEFANTGITGGAAVITGNFTIDTANDLAVQLRGGSLPFPVEVVENRTVGATLGQESIRRSLVAGFVGLVLVLVFMAVYYRLPGIVADISLMIYAVLTLAAFALVGVTLTLPGIAGFILSIGMAVDANVLIFERTREELRAGNTLYRSVEAGFFRAFSSILDSNVTTLIACAALFWFGSGLVKGFALTLAIGVMVSLFTALTCSRTLLLVIVLSLPKVRQNPRLFCPNLSSVTAKS
- a CDS encoding sugar porter family MFS transporter, which gives rise to MNPSSSPSQSTANVKFVLLISGVAALGGFLFGFDTAVINGAVAALQKHFQTDSLLTGLSVSLALLGSALGAFGAGPIADRHGRIKTMILAAVLFTLSSIGSGLPFTIWDFIFWRVLGGIGVGAASVIAPAYIAEVSPAHLRGRLGSLQQLAIVSGIFIALLSNWFIALMAGGSAQNPWLFGAAAWRWMFWTELIPALLYGVCAFLIPESPRYLVAQGQGEKAAAILWKVEGGDVPSRIEEIQATVSLDHKPRFSDLLSRRGGLLPIVWIGMGLSALQQFVGINVIFYYSSVLWRSVGFTEEKSLLITVITGFINILTTLVAIAFVDKFGRKPLLLMGSIGMTITLGILSVVFGGATVVNGQPTLTGAAGIIALVTANLYVFSFGFSWGPIVWVLLGEMFNNKIRAAALSVAAGVQWIANFIISTTFPPLLDTVGLGPAYGLYATSAAISIFFIWFFVKETKGKTLEQM